The Anastrepha ludens isolate Willacy chromosome 2, idAnaLude1.1, whole genome shotgun sequence genome contains a region encoding:
- the LOC128855218 gene encoding procathepsin L-like, with the protein MGQKERHSEVMRKWFQASFQNISLFQLVYGKHYETDSEERRREDVFLKNFALIEEHNLNYTKGLSNFELGVNEYADLSAEEFASLLIVNEDIHDMPSVFEQGATFIPPANVEFPAAVDWRELGAVTEVKKQNRCGSCWAFSATGALEGQHFRKTSKLISLSEQNLIDCTITYGNKGCRGGIKERGFLYVRDNGGINSAAVYPYRAQLGPECLFDASAIVATSKGFVRLTPDDEYNLLAAVATVGPIAVKINSHCLRQQFYRQGIFDDDACSEGQPNHAVLVVGYGRDNVTNTDYWILKNSWGVSWGMDGYIRVPRHVNYGGIARSASYPLV; encoded by the exons ATGGGGCAGAAGGAACGCCACTCTGAGGTAATGCGAAAGTGGTTCCAGG ctagttttcaaaatatttctctgTTTCAGTTAGTTTATGGCAAGCATTATGAAACCGACAGCGAAGAGCGCAGGAGAGAAGAcgtatttctaaaaaatttcgcGCTCATTGAAGAACACAACCTGAACTATACGAAGGGACTCAGCAACTTTGAGTTGGGTGTAAATGAATATGCCGACTTGAGCGCAGAGGAGTTTGCTAGTTTGCTGATTGTCAACGAGGACATCCACGA tatgccAAGTGTATTTGAGCAAGGCGCCACCTTTATACCACCAGCCAATGTTGAATTTCCAGCAGCAGTGGATTGGCGTGAATTGGGCGCTGTAACGGAAGTCAAAAAgcaaa ATCGATGCGGCTCTTGCTGGGCTTTTTCTGCCACTGGCGCTTTGGAAGGGCAACATTTTCGCAAAACGTCGAAACTCATTTCACTCTCGGAGCAGAACCTAATAGACTGCACTATAACTTATGGAAATAAGGGTTGCCGTGGTGGCATTAAGGAACGCGGCTTCTTGTATGTGCGCGACAATGGTGGCATCAATTCAGCAGCTGTGTATCCATATCGCGCGCAATTAGGGCCGGAATGTTTGTTTGATGCGTCTGCGATAGTTGCGACCAGCAAAGGTTTCGTCCGACTAACACCCGATGATGAatacaatctattggctgctgTGGCCACGGTGGGCCCGATTGCTGTGAAAATCAATTCCCATTGTCTGCGCCAACAATTCTATCGGCAGGGAATTTTCGATGACGATGCTTGTAGCGAAGGCCAACCAAATCATGCGGTACTTGTGGTTGGCTATGGACGAGATAATGTGACGAATACAGACTATTGGATATTGAAGAATTCGTGGGGTGTGAGTTGGGGCATGGATGGTTATATAAGAGTGCCGCGCCATGTCAACTATGGGGGTATTGCAAGGAGTGCGAGCTATCCGTTGGTGTGA